From the genome of Anaerolineales bacterium:
AACCAATCCAGGGACTGACGAACCACAGGATGAGGAAAGGAATGGCGGCAAACAGACTCATTGGCTGGACCAGCCAAACCAGAATGCCGAATACGATGGAAAACAAGCTGACGATACCGAGCGTGTTGGAGAAGGATCGTGCCTGATCGGTCGTGGACCATCCCGTCATCTGTGCCGTCGTCCATTCCAGGAAATTATGATGACTCACAAGCCGGCGGTACCAAACCCTGAGAATCGCATCCAGAGCTAAACCCGTCTGATGAGGGATCAAGGCCGCCTCAACAAACGAACGCCGGATGCCGTGCCACACTTCTTGCAGTGTAAAATTTGTCGATCCATGCGACGTCGTCATCCAGGTCACAGGCTGTACCAGTGGTTGGAACAGCATCAGACCGCCGACGAGCAGGCTGGACACGCCACCCATTGCCGGAGAAATCAGCCACGCACCCAGCAGGTAGAGCATTAACGACACCGGCACCAAGCTGCGGCGGAGATTGTCAAACACTTTCCAGCGATTAAGGATAGACAGTGGGTTGGGTACGCGCTTGCCGCTTCCGGAGGGTGCCCGGGGCAGGATCCAATCTGCAATTTGCCAATCCCCCCGAATCCAGCGATGCTGACGCCGCGCGTAGCTCATGTAATCGCTGGGAAAATCATCATACAGCTCGATGTCGCTCGCATAACCCACACGGACGTGTGCGCCTTCGATCAGATCGTGGCTGAGGATGCGTTCCTCGGGTAAACGGTCTTTCATGATCCGATTGAAGAAACGCGGATCGTAAATCCCCTTTCCGACATAAGATCCTTCGGAAGCAAGGTCTTGATACACATCCGAAACCGCTTTGGTGTACGGATCGGTCCCGATCGGATCGGTGAAGAGGCGTGTGAAAATCGTAGCTGTAGAGCTGGGCAGCGCCGTGCTGACTCGAGGTTGGATGATGCCGTATCCGTCAACCCGCAGTGGATTCTCGGTAACGACCGTTGGCCGATTGAGGGGATGGGCGATGGTTTCGATCAAACGACGGGCGGTGTCCCGCGGCAGCTGCGTATCGCTGTCCAGGGTGATGACGAAACGCACGTTGGTCATTGCTTCCGCCCGACCGACGCGTACGATGTCCTCCAGTTCCTCGCCGTCGATCAGACGGTTGAGCAGTTGCAGTTTTCCGCGTTTACGTTCCTTGCCAATGAATTTACCTTCCGATTCACACCAGGTCCGTTCGCGGTGGAAAAGGTAGAAGCGTCCCGTGCCATGACGCCGGTTCAACGCCTCGATGCCGGCCACGGCTCTTCCGAGCAAGACCTCATCCTGCTTGGTCGTCGACGCGTCGGCGTCCATGAAATCACCGAACAGCCCGAACAACAGGTTCGGATGTGGATTGGCGAGATAGCGTATCTCCAGTTTGTCGATCTCCTCATCGACCGTGCTTTCGTCCACCCACAATAAAGGCACGACCACGAGCGTACGGAATTCATCCGGTATGCCTTCCTCTTCGAAAGACATCTTCGGCAAGGCGATCGGTGTCAACAGCCGCGTGAAGCAGTAATTCACGATCTGGATTGCCAGTTGACTGGCCGGTAGTACGCTCAACAGCCCACCGAGGATGAGCCAGCCGCTGTGTTCTCCGACCACGTAACTCAGCGCGACAGCGATCCCGACCAACACGATATTGGCCAGTCCCACCGCACCCAGGTACAAGACCGTGTGGTTGCGTTTTATCCAATCCAGAAACCGCTTGCCTAGTTTCTCCCGTCCGCCCAATTCACTAATGAAACTTTTCCGTCCCGAGCCGATGAGATAGGTGCCTACGTGATTTCGCCGGAAATCTGCAGCGGCCGTTTCGACCTTGTTCGAAGCAGCCTCAATGGCGAGTTCCGCAACTTCGGTTTCGGGGATTTTCGATCCTCGGGCGATTTGCTCGACGGCGCGGCGGTAACGGTCACGCGTGTCGAAATCCATGTGGGGGTACACACCGGCGGGGTCACGGCGCAGAATTTCTTCCGTACGGCTGTGGCGCTCGAATATTTCACGCCAATCCAGAAGCGAGAGTTGGCGTAGGCTGGTAATGGCGTTGCCGATCGAAATCTGCATCGCCGCCTGACGGGCCTGCTCGCGGCGGTTGATCTCGCCCAACTCGGTCTGCAAACTGCGTTCCAACCAGCTTCGCACCGGCACGAGTGCCGCCTGCTCGTCGTACAGATGGCCGATCAACTGCGTGGCGAAAAAGGCGCTCGGTTCGGGTTGTTCTTTGGCCAATTCGGCGAGAACATTGAAGAGCTGGCTGGCATCACGGCGGGCGGTGGTCAGCAAGCGGTTGGCCCAGAAATCGGCCTGGACTGCCTCATGGAAACGCCGCAGCACCTGCAGCGCCAGTTCTCGCAAACGGTCGATGATGGTGATGCGCAGCATCATCGGCAGCGCCCACAATTCCCCGATGCTTAGCAGAGAAACGGACTGGTAGGCCTGCAGGAAATCACCGATGTTGCTGCGGTCCAGGCGGGCATCCGTGTGGAGCACCAGATCGCTGGCCAAACCATAGACCCGCGGATCGCCTCGCTGCGGGCCGCTGCTCAAGATCGGCAGTTCCTCGTAGAAGCGCCGCGGCAAGTTGAGGCCTACATCGCGGATGTGACTCTGCATGATGTACGCGTTGTCCAACAACCATTCTGCCGAAGCAGTGATGCTTTGCTCGAGCCGCTCGTACTGCGCCAGGTCGTCGCACACCTGCTGCAGCGTCTGACCGGATTGGATGATACGCGCCAGCAGGGCCGCGCCGCGCCCCCGTGAAGGCGGGCCGATCGTGTGCGTGGCCGCCAGCCGTCGGGCGTGATCTTGTATCTGCACCGGTGAGAGTGGGACCACCGCAGGGAACTCTCCGGGCTGGATTAAGGAACTCGTCTTCAGGGCAAAGATCGCAGGCTGCATCTCCACAACCCTGCGCAGAATGGGAATCGCCCAAGCCAGCGATTCAGGCTCCGCCCGCAGCAGGATCAGCGACTCTTCCGTGACCAGCCATCGCGCGCAACGTTCCTGCATCTTGCTTTCCACACCCAGGTCCAGCCACCGGGCGATCAAAGCGCCGAAAAGGCCCAACAGCAGCACCAGTATGCCGGTCGACAAATATATCGAGACCTTCAGAAAGGCGGGTACCAGATAGTGGAGCAGGAGACCCACAAGCAGACCCAGAAAGACCCCACCGAGGAAACCGTGCACTATCCAGGTGCGTCGACCATAGCCACGTTTGTGGATGTCACCTTCGGCAGTCTTTTGGATCAAAAACGTCCTGTCGAAACCTCGATGCCGCAAAGCTTGACGCGCCTCGACGGCATCTTCGTGGCGCACGAAAAAAGCGACCAACGTCGCTAATTCACGCACAAGCACACCTCAGCATCACAGGCGACGAGAATGCAATCCACAGAGGACATGGAGCGTGGGGAATTGTATTGCATCAGGCGAACGGAGATACTTTGACTCGGATGCGAACTCATGGGTCGTTACTACCCGGTTCATTCCTTTCAATCGCGATGAAGAGATCTTGGTAACATCCCTTCCGCTGGAAAAGCGATCCTCTTGAGACCACTTCTGCAAATTATAACAAACGTACATGCTGCGAAACAGGATCGCGGATGATGTCCTCCCAAATGTAAAATATCGACGAATAAGATACAATAATTCAGCTTAAGGCCCAATTCACGCATCGCGAGCGGAGGGAAAGGGTATGCGCATACTCGCCATCATATCGGGGGAATACGGTCGACGCCACCTCGAAAACTTGCGGGAGCACGGTCCATCCCAATGGCACTTCGAGGAATGGAGAGCGCCTTCTGTGCTTCCACCGGTGATCGACGATCCGGAGGAGCATCTACCCGATCATTTTCCGGCGGTTGATTTGATTCTCTCCTTCGCCGAGCATCGCGGCGTGGCGGAGCTGCTGCCCGAAATCGCCCGAATGAGCGGTGCGCAGGCGGTCATCGCCGCGATCGATGATGAAGCATGGCTGCCACGCGGTCTGGCTCGCCAGTTGCGCGGTTGGTTGAAGGACATGGGCGTTGAATGCGTCACGCCGAAACCATTGTGCACCCTCCGCGAAAACGACTACGGTGTGGCGCGCGGATCCCGAATAACCTACGAGGATCCGCTGATTTCTACCTTCGCACGCCATTTCGGACAGCCGGAATTGAAACTCACCATCGACCCGAAAACGCGGATCATCACGGCAGCCGAAGTCCTGCGCGATGCGGTCTGTGGCTGCGCCCGCCACGCCGCACAGGGCCTGGTGGGTACTTCTGCCGACGAAGCCGAGGAGAAAGCCGGTCTGCTGCATCATCACTATCCCTGCATGTCTGCCATGGGCATCGACGACGATTACGGCGACACACTGATGCACGTTTCAGGCAACGTACTCAAATCGGAAGTCGGGGCGCAGGTCAAACCCTTCAAGCAGGTGCAGGTTTTTCGGCCCGAGGGGAGAAGCGAATAGATCGGGATCTTTTGTGGGGGATCGAAGCGCCGAATGCGTCGACCTGCTGCCCGATAAATCGGCGCATCGAATCAACCCACTTCCTGCATGATCGTGGCCAGCGGAAATATGCCAATATTTCCCCAATTCCTGATAAAATAGTGCCCTGGAGGGTGGAGATCGACACCGACCCAATGCACCAACAAGGGTCTTCGCCCCAGTACGGGGTCAATAGCCCCAAAGGACGATAGTCCAAACGAGATCTTGCGGTTATCATGCGCGTAGGAGGAGCCGCGAAACGGGGAACGCTTCAACGCGTCCGCGTTTCGTGAAGGGCAAGCTCAGCCATGAGTAGACAATCACTGACCGCCATCCAACAAGCGAAGGCAGCAGCTTCACGCGGCGATTATTCACGCGCCCGCAGCATCCTCCGCGAAGCGGCCCGTTACGATCCAAACAACGAGGAAATCCTTCTGCTCTTCGCTCAATTCGCACAGAAACGCGAGCATGCAATCATGTGCTACGAGCGCGTGCTTGAAATCAACCCCTACAACGAAACGGCGATTCGTGCCCTCGACCGTGCCTACGCCCAGCAGGCACGCCGAGAAGAATTCGACCAAATCGTCGCCAAAACAAAATCCACCATCGGAAGTTTCGATCCTGCAGCGGCTAAGAAAGTCATCTCTCCGCTGACCAAGATACCATTCAAACGTTACTTCCTGACGGTGTTTCGAACGGTGATGGTGATCGCTATCGTCGTGGGCGGCATATACCTTGGCGTGAACGCCTACGATTTCATCAACCGCTTCTTCGGCTTGGGGACCTACGCGCCCACCACACCAACCCCCAACCCCAACTTGACGCCCACACCAACCGTCCCGGCAGACCTGCCCCTGCTGCAATCCGAATTTGCCGGCCGGATTTTCATCAAAGAAGGGGATCCGGCGCTCTTTGAAAACGTGTGGGACCTGATCAGCGTCGACAGTTTCAATACATATGCTTACGCCAGCGAGAATGGCGAGGAGTATTGGTTCGACGCAGTCGTAAATTTGCGTATAGGATTCCAACGCGCCCATCCCGTGCGCTTCCGCCTGACGATCACGAACCCCGCCACCGGCATTTCGTCCCCGCTTCTCCTGGAGGAGACCATCGTGCCCAACCACGAACTTGGTCTCGGTGCCAATGCCCTCCAGGTGACCCGATTCACGTTCTATCAATACGTCGCCGGCGACTATGGCGGGAAACTCGAACTCGATAATGTCGAGATCATGCGCATTGACGGCATGCGTCAGGAGGAATGGGTACCGCCGGAAGGCGGCGCCGGGAAGTACCGGGATGTTTGGAAAATCTACAACCCGCATGACGTTGCCCTGCCCCTCGCCTGGGAACTGGTCAAACGCGATCAAGCCGGAAATTCGATCGGACTTTCGGAGTACAAATTCTGTTTGCAGACGGACAGCGAGTTCGAAGCGCTCTACCGTGAATTCTCCCTGCTTCCACCGGGGAAACAGATCATCATCACGCAGAACATCACGCCCGAAGAAGAACAAAGCGGCGTGACCACAGAATTGAACCTGCGCTATCCCGACGAGTGTCAGCCGCTGCTGCAGAACGAAGTAACTTTCGATCCGTACGTTGTACTTGTGGATACAGCGGAGGAGGCCGGGGAAGGAGAAGAGCAGGTCCAAGCGACGGAACAGGTTGATGAAGATCCCTACGCACAAAATCTATTGATCGAAAACCGCGGCTTGAACGAAGCTTTCGGCTTGTTCTACGTCAATGTGTATGATGAGAATGGCAACCCCATCGCCGGGCGGGCGATCACGCTCAATCCGAGCACTTTCCCACTGATGCCCGATGAATTCCTGGAACTCAGTCCCAGGCTGGATTTTATCGAGCTGGTTGAACCAATCCCCAGCCGCTTCGAATTTGTTTTCCTCGGTTTGAGCAAGATCCCCGAACAGCCGGCGCCTGCTCCTGATGATAGTGAGCCGGTCACCACCGAAGTGGTTTTAACACCCGAGCCAACCAGCAGCGAATAAACCCGAAGCGCTGCGGAACCCCGGATTCAAGATGAGCCGACCATTGTGGTTTACGGAGTTCGTCAAGAAAATCTTCCCCACTCGCTATCTGCTCGCTCGCGCAACGCGCTTGCCCTACCTGGGCTCGCTCGTCGACCGCACACTTTTCGATGGCGACGATATGATCTATCTCCCGTCCAATCGAACAATACAAGTCAACGAAGCCATCCCGGCGAACAGAAATATGGTCGTACCCTCCCAGGTGGTGGAGCATTTTATCGAGCGTGCCGAGGTCCACTGGATCATGCACAGTTGTATTTGCCGTACGGCGGCAGGCTGTGAGGATTATCCCAGGGACCTGGGATGCCTGTTCCTCGGGGAAGCTGCATTGGACATCAACCCCGACCTCGGCCGAAGGGTGACGAAGACCGAAGCCAGCCGGCACGTTGCGCGCTGCCGCGAGGCGGGGTTGGTGCATTTGATTGGAAGGAACAAACTGGACACCGTCTGGCTCGGAGTCGGACCGGGGCATCGACTGCTGACCATCTGCAACTGCTGCCCCTGCTGCTGCGTCTGGCGGGTGCTGCCCTATGTAAAAGCGGAAATTGGCGCCAAGGTCACGCGCATGCCCGGCGTCGAAGTCTCGGTCGGAGAGGCGTGCATCGGTTGCGGCGACTGCCTGGACACCTGCTTCGTGAATGCGATCCGCCTGGTCGACGATCGGGCACAGATCATAGAATCCTGCCGGGGCTGCGGTCGTTGTGTGGAAATCTGCCCGCAAGGTGCGATCGAACTCCAGGTGAACGCAGACGGGTTCGTCGAGCGCGCCATCGAGCGCATCGCTCCACTCGTGGATTTGCGCTGAAACCACGAACTGCTCGCACGTTCGATTATTCCAATACTTGCTGTGAACTGCCCCCGTTTTCCGCTGCGTAAGCCGTGTGTAATTTCAGCGGATCGCGCTCCTTGGCGTGCAGGCGCAGATTGAGCATTTCCACGAAGAACGAAAACGCCATGGCGAAGTAGATGTATCCTTTGGGAATATGAAACTCCATCCCTTCCGCCACCAGCGAAACGCCGATCAACAGCAGAAAACTGAGGGCCAGGATTTTCAAGGTGGGATGCCGGTTGACGAAATCACCGATCGGTCCGGCTGCGAACATCATCACCCCGACAGCGACGACCACGGCCGCCACCATCACCGCCAGCTCGTTGCCAATCCCCACGGCGGTGATCACGGAGTCCAATGAAAAAACGACATCGAGCAGCATGATCTGAAAAACGACGCCGACAAAGGATGTTGCCGCTCTCACCTCGGTGTGTCCCGAGGGCATTTCGAGCTTATCGTGAATCTCGAAGGTGCTCTTTCCCAGCAGAAACAAACCGCCGACGATCAAGATAATGCCGCGGCCCGTAACGGTCAGGCCAACAACGTCGAACAGCGGCGTCGTGAGCCGCGTCAACCAGGTAATCGAGAAAAGCAGGAGAATACGGCTGACCATGGCCATGGCCAAACCGACCGTACGCCCGCGGGCCTGCTGGTCCTGCGGAAGTTTACCGGAGAGTATGGTTATGAAGATGATGTTATCGATGCCCAACACGATCTCCAGTGCGGTCAGCGTGAGCAGCGCAATCCAGTTTTGCGGATCCGAGATCAATTCCGTCATGCTTGTCCCTCAGTACCTGTTTTCCCAGGCTGCAGGTATTCTATCGTCCAGCGTTACGCCGGATCTGACCCACGCCTGACGCTGAAAATCCCGCTCCCTGACCGCTCGATGATACCACAGCCCACGAGTGGGAAATCCGCTGCGCTATACAAGACGTCCAAAGGTGAATATACTACCCGCATGCCTGCCGCCCAGCCCAAATATCCATTCGTCACCCGAAGCTCATTGTCGATACTGGCAGGCATTCTCAGCGGCCGGCGCCGCAGTTTCCGGAGCGACGCGTGCGCGATGACGTTCCAGCTAAAGAATCCAATACAAATTCAGGGTTCGCTGCCGGATTTTGCCGCGAAATCCTGGTTGATCGTCTGCAACCATTACAGCCGCCCGGGCTTCGGCGCCTGGTGGATTCCGCTGGGGAT
Proteins encoded in this window:
- a CDS encoding 4Fe-4S dicluster domain-containing protein; its protein translation is MSRPLWFTEFVKKIFPTRYLLARATRLPYLGSLVDRTLFDGDDMIYLPSNRTIQVNEAIPANRNMVVPSQVVEHFIERAEVHWIMHSCICRTAAGCEDYPRDLGCLFLGEAALDINPDLGRRVTKTEASRHVARCREAGLVHLIGRNKLDTVWLGVGPGHRLLTICNCCPCCCVWRVLPYVKAEIGAKVTRMPGVEVSVGEACIGCGDCLDTCFVNAIRLVDDRAQIIESCRGCGRCVEICPQGAIELQVNADGFVERAIERIAPLVDLR
- a CDS encoding TerC family protein; this encodes MTELISDPQNWIALLTLTALEIVLGIDNIIFITILSGKLPQDQQARGRTVGLAMAMVSRILLLFSITWLTRLTTPLFDVVGLTVTGRGIILIVGGLFLLGKSTFEIHDKLEMPSGHTEVRAATSFVGVVFQIMLLDVVFSLDSVITAVGIGNELAVMVAAVVVAVGVMMFAAGPIGDFVNRHPTLKILALSFLLLIGVSLVAEGMEFHIPKGYIYFAMAFSFFVEMLNLRLHAKERDPLKLHTAYAAENGGSSQQVLE
- a CDS encoding DUF166 family protein — its product is MRILAIISGEYGRRHLENLREHGPSQWHFEEWRAPSVLPPVIDDPEEHLPDHFPAVDLILSFAEHRGVAELLPEIARMSGAQAVIAAIDDEAWLPRGLARQLRGWLKDMGVECVTPKPLCTLRENDYGVARGSRITYEDPLISTFARHFGQPELKLTIDPKTRIITAAEVLRDAVCGCARHAAQGLVGTSADEAEEKAGLLHHHYPCMSAMGIDDDYGDTLMHVSGNVLKSEVGAQVKPFKQVQVFRPEGRSE